From Nerophis ophidion isolate RoL-2023_Sa linkage group LG15, RoL_Noph_v1.0, whole genome shotgun sequence, one genomic window encodes:
- the cmbl gene encoding carboxymethylenebutenolidase homolog isoform X1, with protein MLITTHTKVHKTEDSFLNDTQMANEARPCPCDIGDRMEYGGLGQEILIEHLKVYLVKPSTVSEKAVIVIQDIFGWQLPNTRYMADMLAANGYMAVCPDFFLGKEPWSPSHDWSTFAAWREDKKPTDINKEVDVLLGFLKEKCGAKHIGVVGFCWGGIATHHVTLHYPEVKAGVSFYGIIREGEDRYQLKSPTLFIFAENDTIIPLDQVSGLQAKLQEKCTVDYQVKIFPGQSHGFAHRKKEDISPVDEPRIQEARVDMINWLNKYI; from the exons ATGTTGATCACCACCCATACGAAAGTCCACAAAACGGAAGATTCCTTTCTGAACGACACG cagaTGGCAAATGAGGCGAGACCTTGTCCATGTGATATTGGGGACCGGATGGAGTACGGGGGACTCGGCCAGGAGATCCTGATTGAGCATTTAAAAGTATATTTGGTGAAACCATCCACTGTTTCTGAGAAGGCTGTTATTGTCATCCAAGACATATTTGGGTGGCAGCTTCCCAACACCAGATACATGGCAGATATGCTGGCTGCCAATGGATACAT GGCTGTTTGCCCAGATTTCTTCCTCGGAAAGGAACCGTGGAGCCCATCCCATGACTGGTCTACATTTGCTGCATGGCGTGAGGACAAAAAGCCAACCGACATCAATAA AGAGGTGGATGTGTTGCTGGGGTTCCTGAAGGAGAAATGTGGCGCCAAGCACATCGGAGTGGTGGGCTTCTGCTGGGGCGGGATTGCCACACATCATGTGACCCTGCACTACCCTGAAGTCAAAGCTGGAGTGTCATTCTATG GGATAATCCGAGAGGGAGAGGACAGGTATCAACTGAAGAGTCCAACCTTGTTTATATTTGCAGAGAATGATACCATCATCCCATTGGATCAG GTGAGCGGTCTGCAAGCAAAGCTGCAGGAGAAATGCACAGTGGATTACCAGGTGAAGATCTTTCCCGGACAAAGCCATGGGTTCGCACACCGAAAGAAAGAGGACATCAGCCCTGTAGACGAACCAAGAATACAAGAGGCGAGAGTGGATATGATCAACTGgctaaacaaatacatttaa
- the cmbl gene encoding carboxymethylenebutenolidase homolog isoform X2: protein MLITTHTKVHKTEDSFLNDTMANEARPCPCDIGDRMEYGGLGQEILIEHLKVYLVKPSTVSEKAVIVIQDIFGWQLPNTRYMADMLAANGYMAVCPDFFLGKEPWSPSHDWSTFAAWREDKKPTDINKEVDVLLGFLKEKCGAKHIGVVGFCWGGIATHHVTLHYPEVKAGVSFYGIIREGEDRYQLKSPTLFIFAENDTIIPLDQVSGLQAKLQEKCTVDYQVKIFPGQSHGFAHRKKEDISPVDEPRIQEARVDMINWLNKYI, encoded by the exons ATGTTGATCACCACCCATACGAAAGTCCACAAAACGGAAGATTCCTTTCTGAACGACACG aTGGCAAATGAGGCGAGACCTTGTCCATGTGATATTGGGGACCGGATGGAGTACGGGGGACTCGGCCAGGAGATCCTGATTGAGCATTTAAAAGTATATTTGGTGAAACCATCCACTGTTTCTGAGAAGGCTGTTATTGTCATCCAAGACATATTTGGGTGGCAGCTTCCCAACACCAGATACATGGCAGATATGCTGGCTGCCAATGGATACAT GGCTGTTTGCCCAGATTTCTTCCTCGGAAAGGAACCGTGGAGCCCATCCCATGACTGGTCTACATTTGCTGCATGGCGTGAGGACAAAAAGCCAACCGACATCAATAA AGAGGTGGATGTGTTGCTGGGGTTCCTGAAGGAGAAATGTGGCGCCAAGCACATCGGAGTGGTGGGCTTCTGCTGGGGCGGGATTGCCACACATCATGTGACCCTGCACTACCCTGAAGTCAAAGCTGGAGTGTCATTCTATG GGATAATCCGAGAGGGAGAGGACAGGTATCAACTGAAGAGTCCAACCTTGTTTATATTTGCAGAGAATGATACCATCATCCCATTGGATCAG GTGAGCGGTCTGCAAGCAAAGCTGCAGGAGAAATGCACAGTGGATTACCAGGTGAAGATCTTTCCCGGACAAAGCCATGGGTTCGCACACCGAAAGAAAGAGGACATCAGCCCTGTAGACGAACCAAGAATACAAGAGGCGAGAGTGGATATGATCAACTGgctaaacaaatacatttaa
- the cct5 gene encoding T-complex protein 1 subunit epsilon has translation MSTLGTLAFDEYGRPFIIIKDQDTKTRLTGIDALKSHIMAAKAVASTLRTSLGPNGLDKMMVDKDGEVTVTNDGATILSMMDVDHQIAKLMVELSKSQDDEIGDGTTGVVVLAGALLEQAEQLLDRGIHPIRISDGYDQAARIAIEELDKIGETFPYDPNNTEPLIQTAMTTLGSKVINRCHRQMAEIAVNAILTVADMERKDVDFELIKMEGKVGGKLEDTQLIKGVIVDKEFSHPQMPKVLKDVKIAILTCPFEPPKPKTKHKLDVTSVEDYKALQKYEKETFEEMIQLVKSNGANLAICQWGFDDEANHLLLQNQLPAVRWVGGPEIELIAIATGGRIVPRFSELTPEKLGTAGLVKEISFGTTKDHMLVIQDCKNTRAVTIFVRGGNKMIIEEAKRALHDALCVIRNLVRDNRVVYGGGASEIACALAVNQAADKCPSLEQYAMRSFADALEVIPMALAENSGLNPIQTMTEVRARQVRDNNPYLGIDCLHKHTNDMKQQHVIETLIGKKQQILLATQVVKMILKIDDIRSPGECED, from the exons ATGTCAACGTTGGGCACACTTGCCTTCGACGAGTATGGGAGGCCTTTCATCATTATTAAAGACCAGGACACGAAGACACGGCTAACGGGCATCGACGCACTTAAG TCTCATATAATGGCAGCCAAGGCAGTTGCGTCAACGCTTCGGACTTCTTTGGGACCTAACg GCCTCGACAAGATGATGGTTGACAAAGATGGAGAAGTGACTGTCACCAATGATGGAGCCACTATTCTCAGCATGATGGATGTGGACCATCAGATTGCTAAGCTTATGGTGGAGCTGTCCAAGTCACAGGATGATGAGATTGGTGATGGAACCACTGGAGTTGTTG TGCTGGCAGGGGCTCTGCTTGAGCAGGCCGAGCAGCTCCTGGACCGCGGGATCCACCCCATCAGGATCTCTGATGGTTACGATCAAGCCGCACGTATCGCCATCGAGGAGCTAGACAAAATTGGGGAAACCTTTCCATACGATCCCAACAACACAGAACCACTCATCCAGACCGCGATGACAACGCTGGGATCTAAAGT CATCAACCGGTGCCACAGACAGATGGCAGAGATTGCAGTTAACGCCATCCTgaccgtggccgacatggagagAAAGGATGTGGACTTTGAGCTTATCAAGATGGAGGGCAAAGTGGGGGGTAAGCTGGAGGACACACAGCTAATCAAAGGTGTCATCGTCGACAAAGAGTTCAGTCACCCGCAGATGCCAAAG GTTCTGAAAGACGTTAAAATTGCAATCCTCACCTGTCCGTTCGAGCCCCCAAAGCCCAAGACTAAGCACAAGTTGGACGTCACCTCTGTGGAGGACTACAAAGCTCTCCAGAAATACGAAAAGGAGACGTTTGAGGAGATGATCCAATTG GTCAAAAGCAATGGCGCCAACTTGGCCATCTGCCAGTGGGGCTTTGACGATGAAGCTAACCACCTTCTGCTGCAGAACCAGTTACCTGCTGTGCGCTGGGTTGGAGGGCCTGAGATTGAG TTGATCGCCATCGCCACAGGGGGTCGCATTGTGCCCAGGTTCTCTGAGTTGACTCCAGAGAAACTGGGCACTGCTGGCTTAGTGAAAGAGATCTCCTTCGGCACCACAAAGGATCACATGCTGGTCATCCAGGACTGCAAGAACACCAGGGCTGTGACCATATTTGTCCGTGGAGGCAACAAGATG ATCATTGAAGAGGCCAAGCGTGCACTCCATGATGCTCTTTGCGTAATTCGCAACCTGGTCAGAGATAATCGTGTTGTTTATGGAGGAGGAGCCTCCGAGATAGCTTGTGCTTTGGCTGTCAATCAGGCTGCAGACAAG TGCCCTTCCTTGGAGCAGTATGCAATGAGGTCATTTGCAGATGCCTTAGAAGTCATCCCAATGGCGCTGGCGGAGAACAGCGGCCTGAACCCCATCCAAACGATGACCGAGGTCCGAGCCAGACAGGTCCGAGACAACAACCCCTACTTGGGCATCGACTGTCTCCACAAACACACTAATG ACATGAAGCAGCAGCACGTGATCGAGACCCTCATCGGCAAAAAGCAGCAGATCTTGCTGGCCACTCAGGTCGTCAAGATGATCCTCAAGATCGATGACATCCGAAGCCCGGGAGAGTGCGAGGACTAA